A section of the Pirellulales bacterium genome encodes:
- a CDS encoding DMT family transporter, which yields MPDDGPTPPAARPTRGWWFLLLLAAASLMWSGQPTAAKILETQWHDHPLWITFLPFYVATLLLLPLLVRLHARDSRARWPGLPDWGRFAIAGIAGQVLAQLGMTWGVLESLASNGAVLNLMIPIFSAVLASLMLGERLTRLRILCLAIGLVGVALMSVKDIEESNFVERSFLGGNLLILVGCFGSSFYNVYCKGLMSRFHEVEILIYSYITATVATLPVLLWREPLDFGLLAGLDARGWAAFAFLALFMYTVSMLLFFYVLEHIPVTVASASLYLVPVFGVLLASVLLGERMSPLALVGAGIVLAATILIMRYDSAV from the coding sequence ATGCCTGACGATGGACCAACGCCGCCGGCCGCACGCCCAACCCGCGGCTGGTGGTTTCTGCTGCTGCTGGCGGCGGCGAGCCTGATGTGGTCAGGCCAGCCGACGGCGGCCAAGATCCTCGAGACGCAGTGGCACGACCATCCGCTGTGGATCACGTTTCTGCCGTTTTACGTCGCCACGCTTTTGCTGCTACCGCTCTTGGTTCGTCTGCATGCGCGCGATTCTCGCGCCCGCTGGCCTGGCCTGCCCGATTGGGGACGCTTTGCCATTGCCGGCATCGCGGGACAGGTGCTCGCGCAGCTCGGCATGACCTGGGGCGTGCTCGAGTCGCTGGCCTCGAACGGCGCCGTCTTGAACCTGATGATCCCGATCTTTAGCGCGGTGCTCGCCTCGCTCATGCTGGGCGAGCGGCTGACCAGGCTGCGCATACTGTGCCTGGCGATCGGCCTCGTGGGCGTGGCGCTGATGAGCGTAAAGGACATCGAAGAGAGCAATTTTGTCGAGCGCAGCTTTTTGGGCGGCAATTTGTTGATTCTGGTCGGCTGCTTCGGCTCTTCGTTTTACAACGTTTACTGCAAGGGGCTGATGAGCCGGTTCCACGAAGTTGAGATTCTCATCTACAGCTACATCACCGCCACGGTGGCCACGCTCCCAGTGCTGTTGTGGCGCGAGCCTTTGGACTTCGGATTGCTCGCCGGTCTCGACGCGCGCGGTTGGGCCGCATTCGCCTTTCTGGCCCTGTTCATGTACACGGTGTCGATGCTGCTGTTCTTTTACGTGCTCGAGCACATCCCGGTGACCGTGGCCTCGGCGTCGCTGTACCTCGTGCCGGTTTTCGGCGTGCTCTTGGCCAGTGTGCTCTTGGGCGAGCGAATGAGCCCCTTGGCACTCGTGGGGGCGGGCATTGTGCTGGCTGCTACCATACTGATCATGCGGTACGACAGCGCCGTGTAA